In the Helianthus annuus cultivar XRQ/B chromosome 11, HanXRQr2.0-SUNRISE, whole genome shotgun sequence genome, one interval contains:
- the LOC110905015 gene encoding uncharacterized protein LOC110905015: protein MKARIIRKWNQGYKMEIIFIDEKGGKIQGGIKSHLIPVFDGQLQEDAVVILSKFGVGENKDFYKVVVQPYKINFYRCTTVTRVREWQGVEYGFNFRAYEDILQGKALNALSVDVAGSVISCRDLEIFDRPPKETKKMNFDIEDLDGKVLRCTVWNDYALQIKDFISKVPPHEHSGSICSLQKAVQSEQSPSSQQKSTHAVQNSPTLMAVEEGESENRTNGACGANPPPWLGESVTRKLSAAPVSKNVQQSLEITDEEGE from the exons ATGAAGGCGAGAATTATACGAAAATGGAATCAGGGTTACAAAATGgagatcatcttcattgatgagaAA GGTGGTAAGATTCAAGGAGGTATTAAGAGTCATCTGATACCCGTTTTTGATGGACAGCTACAAGAAGATGCTGTTGTGATTCTTTCGAAGTTTGGTGTTGGTGAGAATAAAGATTTTTATAAAGTAGTAGTGCAGCCttataaaatcaacttttatAGATGCACAACTGTTACTCGTGTGAGAGAGTGGCAAGGTGTTGAGTATGGTTTCAATTTCAGAGCTTATGAAGATATTCTTCAAGGAAAGGCGTTAAACGCTTTGAGTGTTG ATGTTGCTGGATCTGTGATTTCTTGTAGAGATCTTGAAATCTTTGATCGACCTCCAAAGGAGACTAAGAAGATGAATTTCGATATTGAAGATTTGGA TGGTAAGGTTTTGCGGTGTACTGTGTGGAATGATTATGCTCTGCAGATTAAGGACTTCATTTCTAAAGTCCCACCTCATGAGcat TCAGGATCCATATGTAGTCTCCAAAAAGCTGTGCAGTCtgagcaatcgccgtcttctcaacaAAAGTCCACCCATGCTGTACAAAATAGCCCTACGCTGATGGcagtggaggagggggaaagtgagaaTAGAACAAACGGCGCATGtggagccaatcctcctccatggctcggtGAGAGCGTAACAAGAAAGCTATCTGCTGCTCCTGTGTCCAAAAACGTGCAGCAGAGTCTGGAGATAACGGACGAGGAGGGTGAGTAA